One genomic segment of Labeo rohita strain BAU-BD-2019 chromosome 14, IGBB_LRoh.1.0, whole genome shotgun sequence includes these proteins:
- the tcof1 gene encoding uncharacterized protein tcof1 isoform X1: MTSNITDASQDELINLIYHHLKDNGYKKAANVLRKHAPQVETEGVKASLSDIFKKWASSSDGDIPLVPSGVRTPKRKKGSSTGTKSKITAPSAVVGPKKSLSNKTSGLEKKSTKQKKKETATKPRKRKKSTSEATPGNDSDSDSSLDVEKWRKMLSQLSDSDRAKMDVLSTLDESPVSSPAKSSAKGRTTKKPARAKKEGNPAQKRKTNTPAKKVTAKPDDIPVTSDASETPSKKSKGKGAAAISEHPEVNTPSKKAGNKKNSSISGLDVVKTPKKTKGKNANSSVQDENDKPEAHSETNGLLETGKMGKEVGVSDSESDRTPKRVHFKKDSSLSEQVETPKIANRKDNGTSESSSTETPSKKPKKKKGQSEASNVETDNSPSSIKEVKKAANNMNADTTSDLSETPSKKVKNKKSKSIVEPVPDETPSKKVKVKKPETDQETTSEKADEAESVKPDTSPKKAKMKDNSDTVEPEMPSKKAKAKKVKSTEEPGEVETTGNKLKAVTSDDLQSDSTNSVLKKSKRKAAEDVEIHNDISSETPLKSSKSHAKTPDGDGLENEETSSHELKSPSKKRKHKREEACDDPAPEEATPEPKKSKKDKEKKKSKEAENADGLQPQPPAEEEASVPVEVIQKKKKKKKEKEKEEETEEIIPDDPSASAPDEEVVVHKKKKKSSKEKQPGTDETHGLNST, from the exons ATGACCTCAAATATTACAGATGCCTCGCAGGACGAgctgatcaatttaatatatcACCATTTAAAGGACAACGGCTACAAGAAAGCAGCCAACGTGCTGAGAAAGCACGCGCCCCAG GTTGAAACTGAAGGAGTGAAAGCATCATTGAGTGATATCTTTAAGAAGTGGGCAAG CTCAAGTGATGGAGATATTCCTCTGGTGCCTTCTG GTGTTCGGACTCCAAAGAGAAAGAAAGGCTCTTCAACTGGAACCAAGTCTAAGATCACAGCCCCCTCTGCTG TAGTTGGTCCAAAAAAGTCTCTAAGCAACAAGACTTCAGGATTGGAGAAAAAATCTAcg aagcagaagaaaaaagaaactgcGACAAAaccaagaaaaagaaaaaagtccaCTTCTGAAGCCACTCCGGGGAATGATTCGGATTCAGACTCTAGTTTAGATGTGGAGAAATGGAGGAAAATGCTTTCTCAGTTATCAG ATTCTGATCGAGCGAAGATGGATGTTTTGTCAACCTTGGATGAATCTCCTGTCTCCTCACCCGCGAAGTCTTCAGCAAAGGGAAGGACGACAAAGAAGCCGGCAAGAGCTAAAAAGGAGGGAAACCCAGCCCAGAAGCGAAAGACCAATACACCAGCAAAGAAAGTGACTGCCAAACCTGATGACATTCCTGTAACAAGCGATGCATCTGAGACTCcttcaaaaaagtcaaaaggCAAAGGTGCTGCAGCTATTTCTGAACATCCTGAAGTTAATACACCATCTAAAAAGGCTGGGAATAAGAAAAATAGTAGTATCTCAGGTCTTGATGTGGTTAAGACCCCTAAAAAAACTAAAGGTAAAAATGCTAACTCATCTGTTCAAGATGAGAACGATAAACCAGAAGCACATAGTGAAACTAATGGACTCTTGGAAACTGgcaaaatgggcaaagaggttGGTGTATCAGATTCAGAATCTGACAGGACTCCTAAAagagttcattttaaaaaagatagTAGTTTATCAGAGCAAGTTGAGACTCCTAAAATAGCAAATAGGAAAGATAATGGTACCTCAGAAAGCAGCAGTACTGAAACTCCTTctaaaaagcctaaaaaaaagaaaggccaATCTGAAGCCAGCAATGTTGAAACTGACAATAGTCCCTCAAGTATTAAAGAGGTTAAAAAAGCTGCTAACAATATGAATGCGGACACTACCTCTGACCTGTCAGAGACCCCATCAaagaaagtgaaaaataaaaagtctaaaaGCATTGTAGAGCCTGTTCCTGATGAGACACCTTCTAAGAAGGTAAAAGTTAAGAAACCAGAAACTGACCAAGAAACGACATCTGAGAAAGCTGACGAAGCTGAATCTGTTAAACCTGACACTTCAcctaaaaaagccaaaatgaaGGACAATTCAGACACAGTTGAGCCTGAAATGCCATCTAAAAAAGCTAAAGCCAAGAAAGTAAAAAGCACAGAAGAACCTGGCGAGGTAGAAACGACCGGTAACAAGCTCAAAGCGGTCACGTCAGATGATCTGCAGTCTGACTCCACAAACAGcgttttgaaaaaaagtaaaaggaaGGCTGCTGAGGATGTGGAGATCCACAATGACATTTCTTCAGAAACTCCGTTAAAAAGTAGTAAATCTCATGCAAAGACTCCAGACGGTGATGGTTTGGAAAATGAGGAAACCTCTAGTCATGAGTTAAAAAGTccttctaaaaaaagaaaacataaaaggGAAGAAGCTTGTGATGACCCAGCACCAGAGGAAGCCACACCAGAGCCCAAAAAGTCCAAGAAAGataaagagaagaagaaaagcaaGGAGGCTGAAAATGCAGATGGTCTTCAACCACAACCACCAGCAGAAGAAGAAGCATCTGTTCCTGTAGAAGTAATTCAGAAGAAAAAGA agaagaagaaagagaaggagaaagaagaagaaacggAGGAGATAATCCCTGATGATCCTTCTGCATCTGCTCCAGATGAGGAGGTGGTAGTgcataaaaag AAAAAGAAGTCTTCGAAGGAGAAACAGCCCGGTACTGATGAAACTCATGGACTCAACAGCACATAA
- the tcof1 gene encoding uncharacterized protein tcof1 isoform X2, whose translation MTSNITDASQDELINLIYHHLKDNGYKKAANVLRKHAPQVETEGVKASLSDIFKKWASSSDGDIPLVPSGVRTPKRKKGSSTGTKSKITAPSAVGPKKSLSNKTSGLEKKSTKQKKKETATKPRKRKKSTSEATPGNDSDSDSSLDVEKWRKMLSQLSDSDRAKMDVLSTLDESPVSSPAKSSAKGRTTKKPARAKKEGNPAQKRKTNTPAKKVTAKPDDIPVTSDASETPSKKSKGKGAAAISEHPEVNTPSKKAGNKKNSSISGLDVVKTPKKTKGKNANSSVQDENDKPEAHSETNGLLETGKMGKEVGVSDSESDRTPKRVHFKKDSSLSEQVETPKIANRKDNGTSESSSTETPSKKPKKKKGQSEASNVETDNSPSSIKEVKKAANNMNADTTSDLSETPSKKVKNKKSKSIVEPVPDETPSKKVKVKKPETDQETTSEKADEAESVKPDTSPKKAKMKDNSDTVEPEMPSKKAKAKKVKSTEEPGEVETTGNKLKAVTSDDLQSDSTNSVLKKSKRKAAEDVEIHNDISSETPLKSSKSHAKTPDGDGLENEETSSHELKSPSKKRKHKREEACDDPAPEEATPEPKKSKKDKEKKKSKEAENADGLQPQPPAEEEASVPVEVIQKKKKKKKEKEKEEETEEIIPDDPSASAPDEEVVVHKKKKKSSKEKQPGTDETHGLNST comes from the exons ATGACCTCAAATATTACAGATGCCTCGCAGGACGAgctgatcaatttaatatatcACCATTTAAAGGACAACGGCTACAAGAAAGCAGCCAACGTGCTGAGAAAGCACGCGCCCCAG GTTGAAACTGAAGGAGTGAAAGCATCATTGAGTGATATCTTTAAGAAGTGGGCAAG CTCAAGTGATGGAGATATTCCTCTGGTGCCTTCTG GTGTTCGGACTCCAAAGAGAAAGAAAGGCTCTTCAACTGGAACCAAGTCTAAGATCACAGCCCCCTCTGCTG TTGGTCCAAAAAAGTCTCTAAGCAACAAGACTTCAGGATTGGAGAAAAAATCTAcg aagcagaagaaaaaagaaactgcGACAAAaccaagaaaaagaaaaaagtccaCTTCTGAAGCCACTCCGGGGAATGATTCGGATTCAGACTCTAGTTTAGATGTGGAGAAATGGAGGAAAATGCTTTCTCAGTTATCAG ATTCTGATCGAGCGAAGATGGATGTTTTGTCAACCTTGGATGAATCTCCTGTCTCCTCACCCGCGAAGTCTTCAGCAAAGGGAAGGACGACAAAGAAGCCGGCAAGAGCTAAAAAGGAGGGAAACCCAGCCCAGAAGCGAAAGACCAATACACCAGCAAAGAAAGTGACTGCCAAACCTGATGACATTCCTGTAACAAGCGATGCATCTGAGACTCcttcaaaaaagtcaaaaggCAAAGGTGCTGCAGCTATTTCTGAACATCCTGAAGTTAATACACCATCTAAAAAGGCTGGGAATAAGAAAAATAGTAGTATCTCAGGTCTTGATGTGGTTAAGACCCCTAAAAAAACTAAAGGTAAAAATGCTAACTCATCTGTTCAAGATGAGAACGATAAACCAGAAGCACATAGTGAAACTAATGGACTCTTGGAAACTGgcaaaatgggcaaagaggttGGTGTATCAGATTCAGAATCTGACAGGACTCCTAAAagagttcattttaaaaaagatagTAGTTTATCAGAGCAAGTTGAGACTCCTAAAATAGCAAATAGGAAAGATAATGGTACCTCAGAAAGCAGCAGTACTGAAACTCCTTctaaaaagcctaaaaaaaagaaaggccaATCTGAAGCCAGCAATGTTGAAACTGACAATAGTCCCTCAAGTATTAAAGAGGTTAAAAAAGCTGCTAACAATATGAATGCGGACACTACCTCTGACCTGTCAGAGACCCCATCAaagaaagtgaaaaataaaaagtctaaaaGCATTGTAGAGCCTGTTCCTGATGAGACACCTTCTAAGAAGGTAAAAGTTAAGAAACCAGAAACTGACCAAGAAACGACATCTGAGAAAGCTGACGAAGCTGAATCTGTTAAACCTGACACTTCAcctaaaaaagccaaaatgaaGGACAATTCAGACACAGTTGAGCCTGAAATGCCATCTAAAAAAGCTAAAGCCAAGAAAGTAAAAAGCACAGAAGAACCTGGCGAGGTAGAAACGACCGGTAACAAGCTCAAAGCGGTCACGTCAGATGATCTGCAGTCTGACTCCACAAACAGcgttttgaaaaaaagtaaaaggaaGGCTGCTGAGGATGTGGAGATCCACAATGACATTTCTTCAGAAACTCCGTTAAAAAGTAGTAAATCTCATGCAAAGACTCCAGACGGTGATGGTTTGGAAAATGAGGAAACCTCTAGTCATGAGTTAAAAAGTccttctaaaaaaagaaaacataaaaggGAAGAAGCTTGTGATGACCCAGCACCAGAGGAAGCCACACCAGAGCCCAAAAAGTCCAAGAAAGataaagagaagaagaaaagcaaGGAGGCTGAAAATGCAGATGGTCTTCAACCACAACCACCAGCAGAAGAAGAAGCATCTGTTCCTGTAGAAGTAATTCAGAAGAAAAAGA agaagaagaaagagaaggagaaagaagaagaaacggAGGAGATAATCCCTGATGATCCTTCTGCATCTGCTCCAGATGAGGAGGTGGTAGTgcataaaaag AAAAAGAAGTCTTCGAAGGAGAAACAGCCCGGTACTGATGAAACTCATGGACTCAACAGCACATAA